A window of Pyrobaculum aerophilum str. IM2 contains these coding sequences:
- the cas4a gene encoding type I-A CRISPR-associated protein Cas4/Csa1, translating into MFREFRMVRGLRVEVGEELRGWRWGEPPVQPPPLGVRLSVSDIVGGGCESRRDLYLKRVLGVRAEPNGGMKFGAYIHEVFKRSLAELRSLIEGGAVKGWELVQSFNAEAIAREAAIAAEAEADPRGVELARYLAIQVAARVDEIASRSSADSLSIAARAVPVLAEYVIDGRPLGLTLVRADALYYNVVVEIKVGSYSERHALALAGYALAIEADEEVPVDAGLLISVAFNGGVKLRAYPVAIGEGLRREFLEERNRLMELVASGSDPGLSPKCDDKCPLWRHCHGGSG; encoded by the coding sequence ATGTTCAGGGAGTTTAGAATGGTCAGGGGGTTGAGGGTTGAAGTAGGGGAAGAGCTACGGGGGTGGAGGTGGGGAGAGCCGCCTGTGCAACCGCCTCCGCTGGGCGTGAGGCTGTCTGTTTCTGACATTGTAGGCGGCGGGTGCGAGTCCCGGAGGGATTTATACCTCAAGAGAGTCTTGGGGGTGAGGGCGGAGCCCAACGGGGGTATGAAATTCGGCGCGTATATACACGAGGTGTTTAAAAGATCTCTGGCGGAGCTCAGGAGTTTAATTGAGGGGGGAGCCGTCAAGGGGTGGGAGCTGGTGCAGAGTTTTAACGCCGAGGCAATCGCGAGAGAGGCGGCTATTGCGGCCGAGGCCGAGGCGGATCCAAGGGGGGTGGAGCTGGCGCGCTACTTGGCAATTCAAGTGGCGGCGAGAGTAGACGAAATAGCCTCTAGATCCTCGGCTGATTCCCTCAGCATAGCCGCCAGGGCCGTCCCGGTGTTGGCCGAGTACGTAATTGACGGGAGGCCGCTGGGCCTCACCTTAGTGAGGGCAGACGCCCTGTATTACAACGTGGTGGTGGAAATTAAAGTGGGGAGTTACTCAGAGCGCCACGCCCTCGCCTTGGCGGGCTACGCCCTGGCGATAGAGGCAGACGAAGAAGTGCCGGTAGACGCCGGGTTGTTAATATCAGTGGCTTTTAACGGCGGCGTGAAGCTCAGGGCGTATCCAGTGGCAATCGGCGAGGGGCTGAGGCGGGAGTTTTTAGAGGAGCGCAATAGGCTAATGGAGTTAGTGGCCTCGGGGTCAGACCCAGGCCTCTCTCCCAAATGTGACGACAAGTGCCCCCTCTGGCGGCACTGCCATGGAGGTAGTGGTTAA